A genomic window from Anticarsia gemmatalis isolate Benzon Research Colony breed Stoneville strain chromosome 22, ilAntGemm2 primary, whole genome shotgun sequence includes:
- the ND-42 gene encoding NADH dehydrogenase (ubiquinone) subunit ND-42, which yields MSTLMKIAVVKVLSPSQGCKIAACTFVQNRGISGRTLRESLPPRPPKPAPFDYVNKDYTYLRSLFDRTTHRFDDNTKVVVVEGPVAVGKTAFAAALAEDLGMKHFPEANMDIHYIRPNGCDLRMFDKDVPEDTRTFDHVNFNLTPNHRLAANYQIMMYVARFSQYIDALTHLLNTGQGVVLERSPYSDFVFLEAMYSQKFISRAARGVYYELRANTIEELMRPHLVIYLDMKVDKVQEAIKKRNLEHEQSGRALTKNFLTEMERQYKTKYLRDIASHAELLVYDWSGGGEVEVVVEDIERLNFDQYTEREEPKMKDWRLPREMEWADQRMLYTNQKYVLMNLFGIPQLDVPELITSADDAYEREKIIQAHPQFKHEVGYNEGDSGLLFKNKMPKYTEYI from the exons ATGTCTACTTTGATGAAAATTGCCGTAGTAAAGGTGCTCAGCCCGAGCCAAGGTTGTAAAATAGCCGCTTGCACATTTGTGCAGAACCGTGGCATCTCCGGGCGCACCCTCAGGGAGTCGTTACCACCTCGTCCTCCTAAGCCAGCGCCGTTCGACTATGTAAATAAAGATTACACCTATTTGAGAAGTCTTTTCGATCGCACGACCCATAGGTTCGATGACAACACGAAGGTGGTCGTCGTTGAGGGGCCGGTGGCGGTCGGCAAGACTGCCTTCGCCGCCGCCCTGGCCGAAGACTTGGGCATGAAGCATTTTCCTGAAGCTAACATGGACATTCACTACATAAGGCCAAATGGCTGCGATTTGAGAATGTTCGACAAGGATGTTCCTGAGGACACCAGGACTTTCGACCACGTTAACTTTAACTTGACGCCGAACCACCGCCTGGCTGCTAACTACCAGATCATGATGTATGTAGCTAGGTTCAGTCAGTACATTGATGCACTGACCCATCTGTTGAACACTGGCCAAGGTGTGGTGCTGGAGAGGTCTCCGTACTCTGACTTTGTGTTCCTGGAGGCCATGTACTCTCAGAAGTTCATCAGCCGGGCTGCTCGTGGAGTGTACTACGAGCTGAGGGCTAATACTATTGAGGAGCTAATGCGCCCACACTTGGTCATCTATTTGGACATGAAGGTTGATAAG GTGCAAGAGGCCATCAAGAAGCGCAACCTGGAACACGAGCAGTCTGGGCGCGCGCTCACCAAGAACTTCCTGACGGAGATGGAGCGCCAGTACAAGACCAAGTACCTGCGTGACATCGCCTCGCACGCCGAGCTGCTGGTGTACGACTggagcggcggcggcgaggtGGAAGTG GTGGTGGAAGACATAGAGCGTCTGAACTTCGACCAGTACACAGAGCGCGAGGAGCCCAAGATGAAGGACTGGCGCCTGCCGCGGGAGATGGAGTGGGCCGACCAGCGCATGCTCTACACCAACCAGAAGTACGTCCTCATGAACCTGTTCGGAATACCGCAGCTCGACGTGCCAGAGCTCATTACTAGTGCTGATGACGCTTATGAAAGGGAAAAG ATAATCCAGGCGCACCCTCAGTTCAAGCACGAGGTTGGCTACAATGAGGGAGACTCGGGCCTGCTGTTCAAGAACAAGATGCCCAAGTACACGGAATACATCTAA